The segment CAGGCAGAAGTTCATGGAATGAGTCAGCGTGGGGGAGATGTGCAATCTCATCTACGCATTTCCGATAAACCGATATATTCCGATCTTATTCCAAATGGGGGAGCAGATATTATTCTTTCTGTCGAGCCGATGGAATCTTTGCGTTATTTACCTTATTTATCGGAAAACGGATGGTTGATAACAAATACAAAACCTTATTTGAACATTCCGAATTATCCCGATTATGATGAATTAATGGATGAAATAAAAGCTCTTCCCAAACATATTGCTCTTGATGCAGATAAAATAGCGAAAGATATTGGTTCTTCAAGATCGATGAATATGGTGATGCTGGGAGCAGGTTCGTTATTTTTAGATATTCCTCATGAAAGGCTCGAACAAGGTGTGAAATTCATTTTTGGAAGGAAAGGTGAGAAAGTAGTAAACTCTAATCTGGATGCGATAAAGGCTGGAAGAGAATTTGTATCAAAGCAGAAATAAATAAAAAAAGGCGTCATATCGACGCCTTTTAAAATTATTATTGAATAATCGTAAATTATTTATAATTCCTTTTCACCATTCCATTAAGTTTAAAGTATCCCAATTTATGATAAAAAACTGCCATCTTATCATCACAGACAATATCCAAAGCATAAAATCGTTTGAGCCTTTTCTCGATTCTTTTGATCAATTCTTTACCGATACCTTTGCCCTGATATTCGGGAAGAACTTCCAATAAGGGAATAAAGGCATAAAGAATTCCATCTGAAAGTGCATTTACAAAACCGACAACTTTGTCGTTTTTTGTATCAAAAGCAATTTCAGCAGTAAAACTGTTCTTTAGAATTTTTAAATGTTTCTCTCTTGAAGGAGGATTTGACCAGCCAGCGAAAAAACCTTCCAGCATCGATGGTTTTATGTTTTTTATCGATGAAAAATATTCGATCATCGATATTTCTCCAACTTTTCCAATAATTCATTATTTACCTGAAAAATAAATTTATTATTGATAATATGCTGATGCAGAATATTGCGATAACCGGCAACCATATTTTTAAAATCTATGGTATTCAAAACTTTTATATCAAGCAATTTATGCTCTATAAGATCAAAATCAGAAAGAAGGAACGGCATAATATATGCACTCAAATAAGTATTATAAATATTCTC is part of the Candidatus Cloacimonadota bacterium genome and harbors:
- a CDS encoding indolepyruvate oxidoreductase subunit beta yields the protein MKKDIILAGVGGQGILSIAAIIGSAAIKSGLHLKQAEVHGMSQRGGDVQSHLRISDKPIYSDLIPNGGADIILSVEPMESLRYLPYLSENGWLITNTKPYLNIPNYPDYDELMDEIKALPKHIALDADKIAKDIGSSRSMNMVMLGAGSLFLDIPHERLEQGVKFIFGRKGEKVVNSNLDAIKAGREFVSKQK
- a CDS encoding N-acetyltransferase, which encodes MIEYFSSIKNIKPSMLEGFFAGWSNPPSREKHLKILKNSFTAEIAFDTKNDKVVGFVNALSDGILYAFIPLLEVLPEYQGKGIGKELIKRIEKRLKRFYALDIVCDDKMAVFYHKLGYFKLNGMVKRNYK